One Halioglobus japonicus DNA segment encodes these proteins:
- a CDS encoding carboxypeptidase M32 — MNAYQKLEATHKRLSALRNAEGILFWDHETMMPSGAAEARAEVEAELSVMQHEIQTDPATADAIAEAEQQREQLDPWQQANLREIKRLYRHANAVPADLVEKMVHARHEATMVWREARPANDFKRLAPKLKALFDLKREEAGIKAELFGITPYEALLDQYDPGRREVQIDAIFDDLAGFLPNFLQQVLEKQAQGPAILQPQGPFALDKQEALSRAVMEVLDFPFDRGRLDVAAHPFSGGADGDNRITTRYEESDFTASLMAVVHEVGHALYEDGRPKDWLSQPVGNSRDMTLHESQSLLLEMQAGRSEAFIRHLAPIIRDTLGGSGPAWEADNLVRLQHKVAPGLIRVYADEVTYPLHVILRYKLEKAIVADDITIDDLPGAWNEMMQRYLGITPPSDTDGVMQDVHWPEGLFGYFPTYSLGAMAAAQIFAAANRAVPEIMPGLAEGNLKPLYGWLDTHIRSQGCLYLPDELIERATGEPLGTAAYKAAVTARYLNN; from the coding sequence ATGAACGCCTACCAGAAACTCGAAGCCACCCACAAGCGCCTGTCGGCCCTGCGCAATGCCGAGGGCATTCTGTTCTGGGATCACGAGACAATGATGCCATCGGGCGCAGCCGAGGCCCGCGCCGAGGTCGAAGCCGAACTCAGTGTCATGCAGCACGAGATCCAGACTGACCCTGCCACGGCCGATGCCATCGCCGAAGCCGAACAGCAACGCGAGCAACTGGACCCGTGGCAGCAAGCCAATCTGCGCGAAATCAAACGCCTCTACCGCCACGCCAATGCAGTACCGGCAGATCTGGTGGAAAAAATGGTCCACGCCCGTCACGAGGCCACCATGGTATGGCGTGAGGCACGCCCGGCGAATGACTTCAAACGCCTCGCCCCCAAACTGAAAGCCCTGTTCGATCTCAAACGCGAAGAGGCAGGGATTAAGGCAGAGCTGTTCGGCATTACCCCCTACGAAGCGCTGCTCGATCAGTACGACCCTGGCCGTCGCGAAGTGCAGATCGATGCCATCTTCGATGATCTGGCAGGGTTCTTACCCAACTTCCTGCAGCAGGTGCTGGAGAAACAGGCTCAGGGACCAGCCATCCTGCAGCCGCAGGGGCCTTTCGCCCTGGACAAGCAGGAGGCACTGAGCCGGGCCGTCATGGAAGTTCTGGATTTCCCCTTCGATCGCGGCCGGCTGGATGTGGCAGCGCATCCCTTCTCTGGCGGCGCCGACGGCGACAATCGAATCACCACTCGCTACGAGGAGTCCGACTTTACCGCCAGTCTCATGGCCGTAGTGCACGAGGTGGGCCACGCCCTGTACGAAGATGGCCGGCCCAAAGACTGGCTCAGCCAGCCAGTAGGAAACAGCCGGGACATGACCCTGCACGAGAGCCAGTCACTGTTACTGGAGATGCAGGCGGGGCGTTCAGAGGCGTTTATTCGCCACCTGGCGCCGATTATCCGCGACACCCTCGGTGGCAGCGGCCCGGCCTGGGAGGCCGACAACCTGGTACGCCTACAGCACAAGGTTGCGCCCGGGTTGATCCGGGTCTATGCCGACGAGGTGACCTATCCGCTGCATGTGATACTGCGCTACAAGCTGGAGAAGGCTATTGTCGCGGACGACATCACCATCGACGACCTGCCCGGCGCGTGGAACGAGATGATGCAGCGCTATCTGGGTATTACCCCACCCAGCGATACGGATGGCGTCATGCAGGATGTGCACTGGCCCGAAGGCCTGTTCGGCTACTTCCCCACTTATTCACTGGGAGCAATGGCCGCTGCACAGATATTTGCCGCTGCCAATCGCGCTGTACCGGAAATCATGCCGGGGCTGGCTGAAGGTAACCTCAAGCCGCTATACGGCTGGCTGGACACCCATATTCGCTCTCAGGGCTGCCTGTACCTGCCCGACGAACTGATCGAACGGGCCACGGGTGAGCCGCTGGGTACGGCGGCCTACAAGGCCGCCGTCACGGCAAGATATCTCAACAATTGA
- a CDS encoding cytochrome P450: MSQCPFSNLLDPDTYKDGMPYQMLSDIRKAGPVVKMEDPLTGIPYWVVTRIKDLDEVSKQPALFSSEKRGAFPMEMEEASLEMQKNTIINMDPPRHQKVRRIVRNAFTPKRVDSYEPMFRQHAKSIVDAVASRGECEFVEEVAAELPLIAILDLLGVPKEDRKQFFDWTNTMIFADDPDMATSEEDAQIAAMEAIGYAMQLVEKHRQEPMDNITGALLDAELQGEPVSEEMFAWMFILILVGGNESTRTVIAQGMRLLMENPNQLQYLVDNPDKISNAVEEILRYNTAFISMRRTATEDCELAGQQIKAGDKIILHYHAANHDEDVFGDNATEFDITRAERMPDLYNQLRSFGIGQHFCIGTHLARLELNVMFEEIIPRLRNPKFAEEPQFVRSFFVNAMKEMRISFDAEAGADAA, from the coding sequence ATGAGCCAGTGCCCCTTTTCCAATCTGCTCGACCCCGACACCTATAAAGATGGTATGCCATACCAGATGCTGAGCGACATCCGCAAGGCAGGCCCAGTGGTAAAAATGGAAGACCCGCTGACGGGCATTCCCTACTGGGTTGTCACCCGTATCAAGGACCTCGACGAGGTGTCCAAGCAACCGGCGCTGTTCTCCTCCGAAAAACGCGGCGCCTTTCCCATGGAGATGGAAGAGGCTTCACTGGAAATGCAGAAGAACACCATCATTAACATGGACCCGCCCCGGCACCAGAAGGTGCGCCGGATCGTGCGCAATGCATTTACCCCAAAGCGAGTAGATTCTTACGAACCCATGTTTCGCCAGCATGCCAAGAGCATTGTCGACGCAGTCGCCAGTCGCGGCGAATGCGAGTTTGTCGAGGAGGTCGCTGCAGAACTGCCGCTGATCGCTATTCTGGATTTGCTGGGTGTGCCCAAGGAAGACCGCAAACAGTTCTTCGACTGGACCAACACCATGATTTTCGCGGATGACCCGGATATGGCCACCTCGGAAGAGGATGCCCAGATCGCCGCCATGGAGGCCATTGGCTATGCCATGCAACTGGTGGAGAAACACCGCCAGGAGCCGATGGACAACATCACCGGCGCGCTGCTGGACGCTGAACTCCAAGGCGAGCCGGTCAGCGAGGAGATGTTCGCCTGGATGTTTATCCTGATTCTGGTGGGCGGCAACGAGTCAACACGCACCGTGATTGCCCAGGGTATGCGCCTGCTAATGGAAAACCCCAATCAGCTGCAATACCTGGTGGATAACCCCGACAAGATTAGCAACGCCGTCGAGGAAATTCTGCGCTACAACACGGCCTTTATCTCCATGCGCCGCACCGCGACCGAAGACTGCGAACTCGCCGGCCAGCAGATCAAGGCCGGCGACAAGATTATTCTCCATTACCATGCTGCCAACCACGACGAAGATGTGTTTGGGGACAATGCCACAGAATTCGACATTACTCGCGCCGAGCGCATGCCTGACCTGTACAACCAGCTGCGCTCCTTTGGCATTGGCCAGCACTTTTGCATTGGCACCCACCTGGCACGCCTGGAACTGAACGTTATGTTCGAGGAAATTATCCCGCGCCTGCGCAACCCGAAGTTTGCCGAAGAACCCCAGTTTGTGCGCTCATTCTTCGTCAACGCCATGAAGGAAATGCGCATCAGCTTCGACGCAGAAGCCGGCGCCGACGCAGCCTGA
- a CDS encoding YifB family Mg chelatase-like AAA ATPase: protein MELSIVHSRALVGLSAPPVRVETHLSNGLPAFHIVGMPETAVRESKDRVRSAILNSHFEFPDRRITVNLAPADLPKEGGRFDLPIALGILVASGQLPGDKLDHCECLGELALDGGLQPVTGIVCAALAASACNRPLIVPLSCAATASVVDDIALLGAPDLLTLCAHLNDSEPLPTFATSPAQPTANNTPDLAEVTGQEGARRALEIAASGGHNLLLTGPPGTGKTLLASRMPGILPPPDPQEALVILALRDFCGLAKPGESAQRPFRSPHHSASAAALIGGGGNPQPGEVSLAHGGVLFLDELPEFSRHSLDMLREPMESGQVTLARARHRVSYPSSFQLVAAMNPCPCGYLGDPEHPCCCSPEQIQRYAGRISGPLLDRIDLHVPVTRLPPAQLLRRGGRGESSATIRQRVSACRARQLHRQHCVNARLSNDQLLEISQLHEGPRALLEAAAGQLKLSGRGLHRTLRVALTLADMEGSSHIQEAHIAEALAYRAA from the coding sequence ATGGAACTATCAATTGTTCACAGCCGCGCCCTGGTGGGGCTCTCGGCGCCACCTGTTCGGGTTGAAACTCATCTCTCCAACGGGCTGCCTGCGTTTCACATCGTCGGCATGCCCGAGACCGCTGTCCGTGAGAGCAAAGACCGGGTTCGCTCGGCTATTCTCAACTCCCACTTCGAATTCCCTGATCGCCGCATTACCGTCAATCTCGCCCCGGCCGACCTGCCCAAGGAAGGCGGGCGCTTCGATCTGCCTATTGCACTGGGTATTCTGGTGGCCTCCGGGCAGCTGCCGGGGGACAAGCTGGATCACTGCGAATGTCTTGGAGAACTGGCACTGGACGGCGGCTTACAACCGGTCACGGGCATTGTTTGCGCCGCGCTTGCCGCGAGCGCATGCAACCGGCCCCTGATAGTACCGCTGAGCTGCGCAGCCACTGCCAGCGTCGTCGATGACATCGCCCTCCTCGGTGCACCTGACCTGCTCACGCTATGCGCACACCTCAATGACAGTGAACCACTGCCCACCTTTGCTACAAGCCCCGCCCAGCCCACGGCCAACAACACGCCCGACCTTGCCGAAGTAACGGGTCAGGAAGGCGCCCGACGTGCCCTGGAAATCGCCGCCAGTGGCGGTCACAACCTGCTGTTAACAGGGCCACCCGGCACCGGCAAGACCCTGCTCGCCAGTCGTATGCCGGGGATTCTGCCACCACCGGATCCACAGGAAGCGCTGGTCATTCTGGCGCTGCGCGACTTCTGTGGCTTAGCAAAGCCCGGTGAATCTGCACAGCGACCCTTCCGATCACCACACCACAGTGCCAGCGCTGCAGCGCTTATTGGTGGCGGCGGCAATCCACAGCCCGGTGAGGTGTCGCTCGCACACGGCGGTGTGCTGTTTCTCGACGAGCTGCCGGAGTTCTCCCGCCACAGCCTGGATATGCTGCGCGAGCCGATGGAGTCCGGGCAGGTGACTCTCGCCCGGGCCAGACACCGGGTCAGCTATCCCTCCAGCTTTCAATTGGTGGCGGCCATGAATCCCTGCCCCTGTGGCTACCTCGGCGACCCGGAGCACCCCTGCTGCTGCTCGCCAGAGCAGATTCAGCGCTATGCGGGGCGTATTTCCGGCCCGCTGCTGGACCGCATCGACTTACATGTCCCGGTCACACGCCTCCCACCCGCGCAATTATTGCGCCGCGGCGGCCGCGGTGAATCGTCAGCGACCATCCGCCAACGGGTGAGCGCATGCAGAGCTCGGCAACTGCACCGTCAGCACTGCGTCAATGCCCGCCTCAGTAATGACCAGTTACTTGAAATCAGCCAGCTACATGAGGGCCCACGCGCGCTACTGGAAGCGGCAGCGGGCCAGCTCAAGCTGTCCGGGCGCGGGCTGCATCGTACATTGCGTGTGGCGCTGACCCTTGCGGACATGGAAGGCTCCTCGCATATTCAGGAGGCCCATATAGCAGAAGCGCTGGCCTATCGGGCCGCCTGA
- a CDS encoding accessory factor UbiK family protein yields MAIKPPPPPWDVLQQVGDMVGQSGLRDEVDKGVKTLAQGALNRLDVVSREEFDVQAEILRRTRERVAELESELAQLTTELEALSEGP; encoded by the coding sequence ATGGCGATCAAACCCCCTCCTCCCCCCTGGGACGTCCTCCAACAGGTCGGCGACATGGTGGGCCAGTCCGGCCTGCGCGATGAGGTCGACAAAGGCGTCAAGACGCTGGCACAGGGAGCGTTGAATAGACTGGATGTCGTGAGCCGGGAAGAGTTTGATGTGCAGGCGGAGATTCTCAGACGCACTCGCGAAAGGGTAGCGGAACTCGAATCCGAACTCGCCCAACTGACCACCGAACTGGAAGCCCTGTCCGAGGGCCCCTGA